The genomic segment cttcttttatgttgtatttttcatttaagagaaattttaacactacaaatatatcgtaaatataaaatatattttatataaatacaatattatataatattgtagaaaaaaattcttcaatgaatgaatgaattttGTTCGTCTCGTATCTTTGATTCAGCGATTAATTCGCGATCGTGATTCCTGCGTAATGTATTTGTCAATAAAGCGTTAacgataataatgataacgCGCGTCATTCGATGTATACATCGCGACACAAAGAGGTATTCAATATCGATCGATTCACGCCCGAAGAAAATGGATAGACATCGAAGAAAGCGTATCGCATGAAATCGAATTCGTTTGCGAGAACGGAGACGAGCGACTCGAATGAATACGAGAACAGATTGCTCGATCAGAGTCGCTCGTGATTTCGGGTGACAAAAGATTGCATCTTGTCGACAAAGAAcgatttatttgtaaaacgCTTCGTTTATAAGAATGCGACAAAGTAATAGTGAATCtaatttcacattaacaaCATACAAAATACGTCGATAAAGGATCATTTGTCAATATGCTTCTCGTAATAACGGAATTATtagtatttacataaaataatgtaatttaaagaaataatagcaacagttttttttattattattttaattatatatttaaataaaataaaaataaaaaattgtatatatatacagagaaagagagagtttcataatataattttgatattttttcaggtttttgaatttcaataaaacGTTTTCCGCGAAAATTCTAATCTTGATTTTCTCGATATACAATGCAAAAACTCAATATTTTACAACCCGTATTTTTTTGTGTCGTGACATATTCCATTGAACGCTCTCAATGTTGTACTTGTTGTACAATGTTGTTTAAATCGCTATAATGGCCATTACTAAAAAGCGGAATAAAAGAGAAGCCGATTTTTTCGAGCAGATTCAATTTCTGCTCTACTcgatacataaaatatgttagttgaaaaaaatctttctgcGTGAACGCCTCATcgatatgcatatttattctaaaaaaatatataggtacatgacgaaagtaatatttttttcatttaactgTTCGTAACGTATCAACCGATATTGCAGTTGTAACACGTGTGcggttatttatttatgctatGGCTGTTTGATATTACATTCACGATTCAGAAATTTCAGCGAactggaaaaattatttaacagacaatctcaatattttatagaagtaGAATTCTGTTTaccaaagaaagaaagaaagagagagagagagagagagagagaaggagagagtcGGAAATTCCGATAAatctacaaattttattttttcagatttataaatatttttccaagattattttcacatttttacattttagaaCAGGCTATTCTAAGCTTGCttgatgatataaattttttcgaaaattttctctttttcgtaaaaaaatctaCATTGTTTGTTTGGAAAAAAAGTCTCGTATCGGAATATTCACAGTGGATCTAGCAAGGACCTAATGTCACTAAATCTCGCGGGATCAGAAGAAAtctaattatcgagaaatcaACGGGAGTGACGCGCTCGCTATGTTAATGGGGAATCTAATGAAAAGATATCCGCGATAATctctaaagagagagagagagagagagtagaaAATGCCGCGCTCGCGAACGGAAGTGTTCGACCCGATGATGGAGACGGAGAAGCCGTCGCGGTGCATCAGATTTCTACGATTGTTGTGGAAATTCAGCAGATGCGTTTTCTCTCACGTGACACTCATCTCCTTGGTGGTTGCTTATTGTTTGATCGGCGCGTACGCCTTCGAAGCACTGGAAGCGGATAACGAGAAGAAGGTAAATTGCAAAACGCCATTAGTCAAATTTGTGGTATTCCCTTTCAGTACACATTCTCGATCTAATCTCTCAAGAgagatatgcaaaaaaaattgatacgttgattagttatttattatattcggattttttttctaaataaaaaaagcaaagatTAGAGTCATATATCTTACAGTGTTAgtgttgaatatatatatatatatatatatatatatatatatatctatgataatattttaaagatatctttttgcaAGAGAATATGTTCTCGTTTAATTTCCaactaaaactaaaataatttttatttttttttttaactcgttataatttatttttaaatcctaattttttaaaaatctaataaatatacatctgTTCggtcattttttaaagatatctcTCTGTTGgaagataatatattctcGCGTAATTTTGAacgacaataaatatattcttacttgttatacatttaatatatctcagaataagataaatttatctagatattttaaaataaattattttattgatcgaGTTGCACGctatatttttgcagaatatttttcttactttctTACACGTTAATTCtcattatattagtttttactACTTTCTGGATTAGTTATTTAGTGGATgggatataataaatgaatttcacGTCACGTAATTCTGCCACGGATCGAGAGTAAGTTCGCCAGGGACAGAAATTAATTCGACACCGAGGGAGCAAAAAGGGTACTGCAGACAAATAGTCTCCCTCACATCGAATATTCTGCGCTCGTATCAATGAATTATTGACTGGCGTCGTCGCGCATCGAGCGTCGCGATGTCGAGGGTAAAGTGCACTCCGTTCTTCACGACACGTCATCCGCTCTTTGCAGGTGAAGGAGAGCATCAAGAGCATACGTAGAAACGTCTCGGAAAAGCTATGGGAAATCACGCAGGATTTCGACGTGTTGATTCGCGACAATTGGACGGAGAAGGCGTTGAAGGAGCTCAGGGTAACGTTTTTCTTCCTCCCTGCTCCTCTCTTCTCATCCAGTGGCTTAGATCAATTTTTCAGCTTCCACACGCATGAAATAttattccttttcttttatatcgaaTGCGATTTATCGAAGGAGTGTTTGTCCACGAATAACGCACGTTTGTCTGTAGGTGTTCGAGAACAGCCTCATGAGTAAAATGACGAAGGAAGGATGGGACGGCAGCGAGGAATTGGATGATATGCAATGGACATTCGCCGGCGCTCTTTTTTACTCCATCATCGTAATCACGACAATCGGTGAGTTACCTGAAATCAATGTTGCCgataggatataaaaaatattagcaaagacaaatattaaagtaatttatttgtcagaaaattgaaaaatctccTGTTAATCTTTCGTATTATTACTCTATTGTCGATAAAAAagtctattataatatatttcccaAGATTGAACGCAATgcatattttactaattctgaatctaattatattcagAAGGTATAATTGGTTAAGTGACCAAACTGGCATAATTAAgcttatattcatttattcgaTGTTAAAACAAGCTTCTCATGATAacgacgacgtttcgacctttgGTTTAGGTCCTTATCAAGTCTTTTCAGACGATGAGTCGGTTTTCTGACGTGTGCTTGTGACGTGTGATAGATaactatgtaataattattgctcATCGTCTGAAAAGACTTGATAAGGACCTAAACCAAAGGTTGAAACGTCGTCGTTATCATGAGAAGCTTGTTTTAAcatcaaataaatgaatataagcTTAATTGTGCCAGTTTGGTCACTTAACCAATATACCTTCTGAATTATTTCATCGCTGGCGATGGATATCATTCactttttatctaattatattaattatcgatgCAAAAGATATGGATCTTTATCTAATTAGGGgaaaactagggtatgatggccataggctgtaattttttcaataatcgttaCATAGCGcgtttttttagtcattattaaagataatcgatatttacagtagtttatgtgcatacattattggaaataacgatattctgaatcttatatcatatttttacttttgactacccgcaaagtttttcatttgtccactaaaaactgttataacgtcgaataaatgacagttaagctatcgtaatcgacgttagacatattataaagatatgtaaattgttatacgacctataatttttattttcgttttcactatttttttataaatattatggccatctttttcttaaaagttgggtgagatggccaatgcttatgttgtactattttgataatataaaattttccttttaatttcgataatattacgtaatttaagcttcagtgaagatataacactattaaaaaataacaaagataaaagtatgttttttgcattttaaaaaactatggccatcttactcgAGTTTACCCTACTATCGTTCGATGTAAAGGGAGAAAAACCTACATATCTCTGTCGCATCTTTGGCATCTCCGTCAGAAGTGAAGAACGCGATCGATGAAACGATcgagaatattatttacataatcaccgcttttttatttcttcatctGTCTTTGGCTTTTCGTTCGGTCCCTGCGTCTGATTTTTGCCCAACGACCGTCCGTAGATCGCATAATCATCGGGTTCCCCGTCGTAGCCATATGGCCGTAACGGCTCAAACTCATTACGGTGACCGTAAGCACCGCCGTAGGGCCCTGGATAATAGTCACCGGAAGACGGATGCTGGTAGCCGCCGCCGTAAGGTCTTCGATTGCCGTAATAATTCGACGCGAAACCGTTTGGTCCGTACTTGTGCGGCGTACCCTgggaattaattattacttagtGGACAATcgtgagaagagagagagagagagagagagagagagagagaggaggattTTATATTGCGGGAAAATTCCCAATTACACGCAAATAGAGTCCAATTGGGAATCCTCTATAAAGTACGATAAATTGTACGAATAGTTTTTTGCATGCGcgtcgaatatttttttttttcaaacttattcaagaaaattgattttaaaaaagtcaaaattgaaatacatatatacaggatggagcatttaactttacaatctaaattatctttgttgcatacatgtatatatgtctcGGAACATGTTTTCAACAaaagagtgaaaaaaatatggtaCATATGACATATTgcttatatgcatttttttaattaaacattatttctgtttttgaaaaggaatcaatttttttaataaaaatatataagtacagTATTGCATTTGCAAGatgcaattatttatctttttttaaatgcaattatacATTTGTCAGCTGATTATTCTttgtgcaaaaattttaaaattttaaaccatAAAATACCCCACTTTGTCACATATGTGCTAAATTTATCGTACTAGAAATACGTAATCATTGAAATggatttagattttcttttacgGGATAATATGGATAATGTTGTCCTGCCAACAGTCCTGGAAATCTTTTGCTGTTGAAGCAACAGTACTTTTTGTTACTCGAGCAGTAGCCCTGAAACGAAATAGCAGACAAGATTTTCCAAAGTTCTAAACTTTCCCTTCACTTTTTATTTGTTGGGGATCGAACTCACGAATTTCAAACCGGGCGACGGACAATTGAAGCTGTATCTGCATTTGCAGGTGTCGACCTCGCGATAACGGGGATCATATCTGATCCAGGACGGCACCGAATCTGGAATACCATCGGGTCCCTGCGGGTCATAAACCCGCGGTGGTCTAAAACACATCAACGATATTTCCTGATATTATCTCATATCGACAAATCAATATTCGATGCAGCGCACGTtcgaaagaatataaatttccgGTTAGAATTGCGAGAAATCGAGTTTTTAGGCTACGAAAGATTATTCAGCTCGTAAGTTTCGTAATGGATGGAACGCGTGAAATTATCCACAATGCAGTTGATGAAAAATTCAACGCCGGTTTTCCCCTTCGGGAATGAGCCGTCTCTCGTGAAATATCGTTACGGCCGGACCGCGCCTCGCACGCAATTAAATGCACGggatatctataaattaagcGCGATCCCCTTCGCCGTGTGTGGAAAAGAGTCGAgacacgtatatattttaatcggaTCAttggaaatttaatatagaggAAAAACAGGGGGAGGGAGGATACATCTGTCGGGGTGGAAAATTCCACTTTTCcgcgattattaaatttgtttggGAAAAGTGTGATTTAGCATGGTATCTCTCGCGACTCGCGAGTTTTTCAACGATCTGGATATTTTCGAAAAGCCGATTAATCGAACTAATTAATGATCGCGCAAAATAAACGTGAAATATTCGAAAAACGGGGAAAGAGCCGAAGAGAAATCACAGGAGTAAATACCTGCCAATTATTCCGGTTGGTCCACCGGGGCCCACGAGGACATCGTTATTACCTTGGTATGTCGGTACAAGTGGTCCGCCGTTGGGTCTGTAAGGCCCAGGGTTTTGAGGCCTAAAGCCTAAGTACCCGCCATTGTTATTGAAACTTTCCAAATGTTCAGGCTCGTACACTTGGTACCTAAAAATTCACACaagtaacaaatttatataatatacaatataaaaaatataatttatttttcagaaccataattttttattatcataattatgcaaaatattataatataattattataaattgtgtattataaataaaatatttacaattttacacgatataatacagaaattatattacactttataaatataattacaacaaaacagaaaataattatgaataattgtaataaaataaaaatattattttactccgtgagataaatataaatataatttcagtgAAACgcgaatgaaataaaaaatgtaaaaaaaaatcatacgtGGGTATATGCGTGATTACATTAATTTCTGACAAATAAGAGAATTGATAACAAACCTGGCGTCGGCGGCTCGGCTCATTGGTTTTTGTTTATCATCGCGCGAGGTCCAGGATACATCGTCCTCGGCGATCGCGGTTGTAATCGCAACGAGCAGAGTCAGAAATAAAACTCGcatcttttttattgta from the Anoplolepis gracilipes chromosome 11, ASM4749672v1, whole genome shotgun sequence genome contains:
- the LOC140671103 gene encoding uncharacterized protein, which translates into the protein MRVLFLTLLVAITTAIAEDDVSWTSRDDKQKPMSRAADARYQVYEPEHLESFNNNGGYLGFRPQNPGPYRPNGGPLVPTYQGNNDVLVGPGGPTGIIGRPPRVYDPQGPDGIPDSVPSWIRYDPRYREVDTCKCRYSFNCPSPGLKFGYCSSNKKYCCFNSKRFPGLLAGQHYPYYPGTPHKYGPNGFASNYYGNRRPYGGGYQHPSSGDYYPGPYGGAYGHRNEFEPLRPYGYDGEPDDYAIYGRSLGKNQTQGPNEKPKTDEEIKKR